The genome window ATATGTTCAGTTCCTCCATTTTGGAGATCTCCATTTCTACTTACTCCTCTTGTTGCTCTTGGTTTCCTTTTTACAGCTTTGTGTCCCATAATTCCTGAAACTGCCGGTATATCAGCAGGGCAGCGACTAGAGAGCCAAACTGTTGAAGGACTGATGTGGAAGCATTGATGTTCATTTACTGGTACTGAGGCTGATGCTATTTTCAGTAGGTAAGGATGTCTTTTCTGACTGCTTTTGAATGTCAATTTATGCATTGCTACTGTACATGGTACTCTCTCACTGGCTTTCCCTGGTCACCCACTCCatacacactcacgcacacacactaagTTTCAGGTTGGATACCCCCTGTGTGACTAAGATAGGGAAGCCCATGcaggtgttttgtgtgtgactcAACCCTGAAACAGAAGTATGGAAAGGTGAAGTGGGCTAACTGAGAACATTTTGACTGGGTCTCCCCTCTAACACAAAGCATCAACAGAATCCCCTGCTTACTGAAAACGACGCAAAACCTGAAACCAACACAGTTTCCATTATGGTTTCATTTGCAATAAATGTCAAAGCaattcatgaaaaacaaaaatcaaagataaGTTCATGATAATCATCAGCATTCTGAGGAAATAATGTgacatagtaaaaaaaaaaaaattctacagCACAGGTTAATGAGACACAATATcgtctctgcttctctgttattacactctcttcttctgtttgcgtctctctgtctatctccGCCCACCAGTGGAACATATAAATCGCCCACAAGACAGACAAATGTCAGCAATTGTTGCCCATTACCAAATCAGCGCATTTACTTTCCATCAAGAACAGGAAATAGGACGGGCCCCAAGTTGCGCCATAGCCTCTGTAGCTCTCCTCAGATGATCTGAGGGGAGTTTCACTTCCCCACATCTGTTAGATCAGCTTTCACATCAAGAAAAGGTGACATATGCTTAATGTCCTTTGAAAATGCTGTTTTACAACCGTGGTCACTATATATATCTATGTTGTGTTGATATTTTTACTTAACAATTCAATACACTGAGCATTACAGCATAAGCTTTCTGATAACCATTTCAAATAACCCCAGGGTTATTTGAGGGCCATTTTATACTTCACTTCTGTGACTATAAGTGGCAaatcactgaaaacatttgagatgtcaaactgctgctgctgcgctctgctctgctctctgtgggcTCAGACATCAGAGGATGTTGCCCTTCTAGCCACACCCGAACCGCTGACatcacagcaggtgttttccatcagcttttcttcttttcagctGTCAAAGGCAAAACACCTACTGTGACATCACTTACTGGAATGGTGGCCAGTAAGGCAACATACTTGAAATTTTCTGCCCAATTTTCAGCGATTTACCGTTTATACAATCAAAGAGCTATAAATCCTGCTTCTGCTGCCATCTAGCTGGTTAAGATTTTCAccctgctgcagtgatgtaaaaCTGCATATTAACGCAGTGTGTGGTTAGCCATGTAACATAGATGAAACTTTGTCCATTTAGCATGCCATTGTCATACTTAAAATTATTTGAGGTGATGCTACAATTTGAGAGATTTATTTCGTTGAAGCATACTGGACGATTATTATGACATATGTCATATCGCACACATgagggaggtcaaaggtcaaagtcaacCACAGAGCAGATGACATGTCAGCAGGGcacattttttgtttactgtACATTTGGGTATAAAGACGTGTCTAATGAATTTTTGTACCTCTTGAAATTCACTATTTGACTTAAACAGAAACAGCGTTGCTTGTACGTAAAatgagctgctgcacagactTAACAGTACGTGCTCCGTGCACTGTTTTTACACTTCCGACCCCATCTTTTTCAGCCTACATACTGTGCAGTGCTGCGTTTGTGTGTCAGTAGCTTGTGGATGAAGTCGCCCCGTTCACTGCTTGACACCAGAGGCAGAGGAGTGAAGGTGCAGATCGGTGGGCTCCACTTCAAAACATGTTGCAGACCACGACTGTGTTGCAGGAGGTCTCTGCAACACTCTGCTGCAATGATCTTATTtgacacagcagagaagaaggTTACAGGTGGGGCGTGGTTTTGATATCTCGCTGAACTATCTCTTGGCAGGCTAAAACAAGCACCACGAAGACCTGTTTGGCAGCTATTATCGTCTGCGAGATTAAAATGGACCAAAAGTGGATTCAGATCCTGGTTATTCTGGTGTTTTATCCAAGTAAGTTCAACCTAATTTCACTGATAAATCTATTCGCTACCTTATGACAGCTTTCAAGTGCTCTCTGGTCTTTTTCTTAGTCTTTTGCTTTTAGGTACCTGAAAATACAGAGGTGAATTCTACTAATTCTCATTTTATCCCACCTTTTAGCAATGACTTCGGGAGATGGTGATGTAAGAGTAATGGAGGGGGAATCAGTTGAAATCAAATGCAAGCCTCCAGAGGAGTTCTACTCCACACTCATCTGGTTTCGAGTTCTGGACAACTCAGGCATGGAATTCATTGCATCTTTTAGCAGAGGTGGCAGTTTAAAGGCACCCAAAGCCCTCCCTCCAGCCTTCAACATGGACAAGATTTCAAAAGATATTCTGAAGCTGAATTCCTTCAGCAAAGCTCGTGACAGTGGCACCTACATCTGTGCTAGTATCCAAAATAACGCAGTAAAATTCGGCGAAGTAACACAAGTGAGAGGAGGTGAGTTTTGTTTCTTATGTCTGGTCTAATTATGATATGATGGATGATTTTCAACAATGCTTTCCATCCCACCTGTcctctttctttaaaaaaaaaaaaaaagaagttgaaGTTGCAACAAGAGCACCACCGACCACCACTGCCAATCCAAGACTACCCACAACCACCACACCCTGTGTTTGTACCAACAATATAAAGCCAGGTAAATAACACTCATTTCATATATCAAATTACAATCCTTTGCAGAGGGTTTTTGATGCTgtgaaatattatattatatatattaaatgaGCACATGTTTTGCAGTGGAAACCCACCCTACCACATATTGCTCTTTAATCATTCTGGGCCCACT of Lates calcarifer isolate ASB-BC8 linkage group LG12, TLL_Latcal_v3, whole genome shotgun sequence contains these proteins:
- the cd8a gene encoding T-cell surface glycoprotein CD8 alpha chain isoform X1; the encoded protein is MLQTTTVLQEAKTSTTKTCLAAIIVCEIKMDQKWIQILVILVFYPTMTSGDGDVRVMEGESVEIKCKPPEEFYSTLIWFRVLDNSGMEFIASFSRGGSLKAPKALPPAFNMDKISKDILKLNSFSKARDSGTYICASIQNNAVKFGEVTQVRGEVEVATRAPPTTTANPRLPTTTTPCVCTNNIKPVETHPTTYCSLIILGPLAGGCGLLFLLLVITILYCNHVRTRRCPHHHKRKPRSTAPGKQMKVNRHIYSE
- the cd8a gene encoding T-cell surface glycoprotein CD8 alpha chain isoform X2 — protein: MDQKWIQILVILVFYPTMTSGDGDVRVMEGESVEIKCKPPEEFYSTLIWFRVLDNSGMEFIASFSRGGSLKAPKALPPAFNMDKISKDILKLNSFSKARDSGTYICASIQNNAVKFGEVTQVRGEVEVATRAPPTTTANPRLPTTTTPCVCTNNIKPVETHPTTYCSLIILGPLAGGCGLLFLLLVITILYCNHVRTRRCPHHHKRKPRSTAPGKQMKVNRHIYSE